GATGCCAACCAGGATCCGGGTACGTGGTTTGTTCCCTCTGCGCTCGATCCGGTTACCTTCCGGGTGATCGAACAATCGGCTCAGAATGCCTCGTTTGAAGCGGACATGGATATTCCCGCAAACACCGGCCAGGTTTACAAAATCACGTTCAGGCGCAGCATCGAGCTTCTGACAACTCCTCCGGCAGAGGCCGGCGCGCTTCCTGCGGGAGTCGAGTTCCTGGGTATCCGCAAGACGCATTCCATTACGAACCGCTCCGATGAGGTCATCGGCGAGCAGCTTCCCTTTGTCTGCCTCTGGAGCCTCCTCCAGCTCAATCCGTCCGGCACCATGCTCATTCCGCTCCGTGAGGGCGCCGACCCGAAGACCGCATACCGCGAATACTTCAATCCCCTCGGCGACCGGCTTGTTGTCCAAAACAACATAATTTCGGTAAAGATAGACGGCAAATACCGGAGCAAGATCGGTGTCCGGCCCGAAGCCGCGGGCAAAGGCGAGGCGTTCCTCAGGGACAACCGTGACGGCACCGGTATTCTCTATGCAAAGGTGTTTTCGGTCGATCCGAGCGGGAAATATGTGGACAAACCCTGGGGCAAGCCGAGCGCGTACGGCGATGCTGTCGAGATGTACAACGATGACGGGAAATCCGGCGGTTTCTGCGAGGTCGAATGTCACAGCCCGGCTAAAAAGCTTGTCAAGGGCGACACCCAGACATATTCCCTCGATCTCCTGATCTTCCGCGGACCGATCGGCGAACTCAAGAATATCGGCTCGAAGCTGTATGATGTCGATCTGAACGGGGCGTATTATTTTTGATTTTTCTGAACTACCTGATAATTTTACGAGGGTGGTGAAAAGATATTTATTCACCACCCTTTATTAACCACAAACCACAAACCACAAACCACAAACCAGTAACCATAAACTATAAACTATATCTTTACCAATTCCTCGATTTTTATCGGACGCTGCTGTTCGATACTTCGGCGGGCGGAGATGCCGATCATTATCGACAAAGCGCCGTCCCTGCTTCCCGCAGCCTGTTTGAGCGGATCGGGAAGCGGGCCTCTGAAAATCCTCTCCTGCAGTTTGGGATCGGCGCCGCCGTGACCTCCGGATTCTTCACTCTCGATCGAAAACGTCCGCGACCTCCCGAACAGGGATGTGATACGGAAATCGGCGATCCTGTCGACTTTCCACGGCTGCGTGGTGTAGATGCGGGCATCGAACCTTCCCTTTGTGCCGTTGAACGAGACGCTGTATCCCTCGTACGGCATGAAGGCGTTGAGCGAATAGCTCATCATAACATCGTTATGGTACCGGACCTGAACAGCCATAGTGTCCCAGATATTGATTTTCGGGCGAAACAGACAGGCGTCACGGAGATAACCGTCCTCTGACTCAGCCTTGACATAGAGGTCCATCATGAATTCGTCTTTTGTTATATCCCAGTAGAATTCACAGGTGCCCTTGTGGGGGCAGGTCATGCACCGTTCGCCCCGGAACGGGCTGTTGAAACCGTATTTATTGAGTTTGCCGTACGAGACGACTTCCACGGGTTCGGCTTCGAGCCACCAGTTCATGAGGTCGAAATGATGCGTCGCCTTGTGAACGAACAGGGAGCCGCTGAACTGTTTGAACGCGTGCCATCTTCTGAAATACGAGGCGCCGTGATCGGTATCGAGGTACCAGTGAAAGTCGACCGAGGTGATCTGTCCGATTTCCCCGGACATGAGCACTTCCTTGATACGCTCGGGAGGCGCACCATACCGGGCGTTGAATGTTACGGTTATTTTTTTGCCGGTGCGTTTTTCGCAATCGAGCATTTCCTGGCACAGCTTTTCATCTGTCGCCATCGGCTTTTCGCATATTACGTTGCATCCGAGCTCCATGGCACGGCAGGCGTACTTGGCATGGAAGCAGTCTACGGTGGTGACAATAACTGAATCAGGCTTCGTCGTTTTCACCATCTCGTCAAAATCGGTGAAAGTCGGGCAATTCACCCCGATATACTGTTTGGAAAATGCCAGGCGTTTTGAGTTGATGTCGCACAGCCCGACAAATTCCACCACATCGCTGAAACTATCCTTGACCATTTTGCCCCACATGGTACTTCCACGGCTTCCTGTTCCTACGAGCGCGACTTTCAGCTTTTTTCCGGCAGACTGAGCCTGTGCGTCACCCGGTTTCATCAATGGTATCGAAGCCGTCGTAAGTGCAGCGGCGCCGATGGTTCCGAGAAAGGATCGTCTCCCTCTTTTTTTCATCTCCTCAGCCATGAGCTATTCCCCCCCGTTTGAATGTACCTGTGGAAAGTATTCAGGTTATCAAAGACCGGTTAAAACCATCAGAAAGAATCACACCTGAATGTAATACATGCTTTTTACATATCGTTAAACAATAGTGTCCGGTTAAATATCATTTCAATTTGTATAATATATTGTAAACGCTATGGTTTTCAATGAATCTACACAATTCCCGATGTACTATCTCTTATTATTATTGCTTCGGCGAATAAATGATGATACTCATATCAGGCATAGACACCGATACAAGTTCGGTTTGACATCACCTGATGTCACTGTTTAATCACCGAAGCAATAACAACAGTCCCCTTCAGCGCATACGCGCCTGTTCCCCCCGGGGGTGACAACAGATTGTGGTGCTTGCAGTTATATCCTGCCCTCATGAGGGGAAAGGATGTCACGAAGTGACAGAAAGGGGGCTTTTTTTAAATATTACCGTCAGTTCTGATCTTTAAATGAAAATAAGCTGCTGTATATAATATGTTGGTTATGATTTATGTATGATCTGATATACCGCTTCCGTAATATCATCTTCCTGAGGAATAATGGTGTGTTCGAGCGCCTCGTTGAACGGAATGGGTGAATTTGCGGCTGCAACGATCCTGACAGGTGCATCGAGACAGTCGAATGCCTCTTCCTGTATGATCGATGCGATATCGGATGCGACACCGCCGCGGCGTATTGCCTCCTGGACAATGATGACATGCCGTGTTTTCCGGACGGAATCGAGGATGAGAGCCTTGTCGAGGGGTACGAGGGTGCGGGGGTCGATTACCTCGATGTCGATGCCTTCACGGGCGCATTTTTCAGCCGCGGAGAGAACACGGGGTATCATGTTGAGCCATGCAATGACGGTGACATCTTTGCCGGGCCGCTTTATCCCGCCTTTTCCGAAGCCGATGAGATATTCCTGTTCGGGAACGGCCCCCTCGGCTGTATAGAGGAGCTTGTGTTCGAGGAATATCACCGGATCGTCACACCTGATGGCGGTTTTCAGCAGCCCTTTGGCATCGTACGGGGTCGAGGGAACCGCGATTTTCAGGCCGGGGATGTGATAAAAGAACGCTTCGAGGCTCTGAGAATGCTGGCAGGCGAGACCGCTGCCGACTCCTCCCTGCGTTCTCAGCACGAGCGGTACTTTCCGTGTTCCGCCGGTAATGAAATGGTACTTTGCAACCTGGTTGACAAGCTGGTCCATCACGAGCATGGTAAAATCCACGAACGGCACCTCGACAACCGGTCTCATTCCGCTGATGGCAGCGCCCATTCCTATGCCGGTGAAACTCGCTTCCGCTATCGGTGTATCGATGACTCGTTTCGGCCCGAATTCCTGGAGCAGCCCGGCCGTTACTTTATATGATCCGCCCCGTTCGCCGATATCCTCTCCCAGTAGAAAAACCGAAGGATCGCGGCGCATTTCTTCTTTGAGCGCTTCGTTTATGGCATCACGGTATGTGATTGTTCGCGAAAGCATCGTATTATTTTGTGAAACCGTGTCGGTCATCAATATCTCTCCACTATGTTCATCAGTTCTTCATGTGTCAATTCGGGGCTTTCTTCAGCAAAGAGAATGGCGTCATCCATTTTCCGGGTTATCGACGTTTCCAGAAGTTGTATCTCGTCTTCCGTCGCGCCTCCCTTTTCCATGAGATACCGTCTTCCCACAAGGACGGGGTCTTTCGATTTATAGTATGCCATACGGTCTTTTGGCATATAGTGGCCCGGATCGTTGACATGATGCCCGCCGAAACGGAATGTCTTCGCTTCCATGAGAACCGGTCCCCGGCCGGAGCGGCACCGGGCAATGGCGTCCTGTGCGTGTTCGTATACTTTCAGAACATCGTTGCCGTCCACGGAAAAACTGTCTATACCATATGCCGGGCCGCGTTTGTAAATATCCGGTACGCGTGTGGATTGCTCGATGGGTGTGGATACTGCGTAGTGGTTGTTTTCCACAACGATGAGCACCGGCAGATTCCAGATTGCCGCAAGATTGAGCGATTCACCGAAAATACCGTTATTCGTCGCGCCATCCGAGGTGAATACAACGGCCACACCCTGTTCTCCCCGTAACGAGATTCCGAGCGCGGCTCCGATTCCTATCGGGATGCCTCCGCCGACAATGCCGTTTGCGCCGAGATTACCCGAAGAAAAGTCAGCGATATGCATCGACCCGCCGAGACCTTTACAGTAGCCCGTCTTTTTACCGAGCAGTTCCGCTGTCATTCTATTAAGATCGGCTCCCCGGGCGATACAATGACCATGACCGCGGTGAGTGCTCGTGATATAATCGTTGTCCCCGAGACCCGCGCAGACTCCGACCGCAATGGCTTCTTCTCCTGTATACGGATGAAAATAGCCTCGTATCATGCCCTGACGGTACAGATGTATACACTGCATCTCGAACGTGCGGATCGTATAAAGTTGTGTATAAATATGGGTAAGAAACTCTTTTGAATACATGCCAGTTACTCCCGGTGTGACTCATTCAAGCGGATGACGATTTTCCTGCGCTGACCCTGAAACAGCAGTGAGACGGTTACGGTACGGGCGCGAAACAGGGAGAAAAGATCTTGTATCCCCGGTGGCTCAAACACTCTGCACCCCGGAGGCACCTGTTTCCCGGAATGGTCTCTGCTGTCTCGATTTCCTGTCAGATGCGTAATTTCTTGTATCATGCGGACAGAGATTTCAAGGGGTCGTGTTATTTACGCGAGGCTTCCGTGTTTTACGCATGTATAAAAGATAATACATTATTAACAGCCAGACAAATTTATATTGAAAACGTTTCTGAAAATATAACTAAAAAAGTGCAGGAGAAGTGAATTGCCAGCTTCATCGGGTGAGTCGGAGTATTCGTTATCGGGGTGATTTCTGCCCGGAATCGGTGGTTTAAGACAGATTATTGAGCTTTTAATAGTGTCTCCGTAGTGAAATGGTTTGTGAATTATTCGGATTCGCCCGTGCAGAGAGTGTATTATATTACCATGCAGGGTTGTCGTATATAATTGTCTCATGAAAGTCGGGAAAACATGGTAAAAAAACCGCCGTGGCTGAAAAAAAAGGTCATGTTCGGGGCTTCATTCCGGAATGTCCGGGATGTCCTGAAAACATGCCGGCTCAATACCGTATGCGAAGAGGCGCTCTGTCCCAACAGAGGGGAATGTTATTCGATGGGTACGGCCACATTTCTCATCCTCGGGGACCGATGCACCCGTTCCTGCCGTTTCTGTGCGGTCGATCATGGTGTTCCGCTGCCTCCGGATTCCTCCGAACCGGCACATGTTGCAGAAGCTGTCGTATCTCTCGGCTTACGGTATGTTGTTATTACATCGGTGACGCGTGACGATCTGCCGGATGGGGGATCGTGCCATTTTTCCGCAACAATCAAGGCAATCAGGCAACGTTCTCCTCAAACCCGCATCGAGGTGCTGATTCCCGACTTCGGGGGCTTGGATGAATCGCTTGCCGCGGTTATGGAAGCCTGTCCCGATGTGCTCGGCCATAATATTGAAACCGTACCGGGTATCTATCCTATCGTTCGGCCGGGCGCCGATTACGGACGTTCTCTTGCGCTGATGAAACGTGCTCATGAATATAACGGGGGAATTGTGATCAAGTCCGGTCTCATGCTGGGGCTCGGTGAAACCGCCCTGGAGGTTCGCCGTGTTCTGGCGGACCTTGTGCGGGCGGACTGCTCGCTTCTGACACTCGGGCAGTATCTTCAGCCGGACGAAAAACTGCTGCCGGTACAGCGGTTCATACCTCCCCGTGAGTTCGACCGGTGGAGGAATATTGCACTGAGAATGGGATTCCGTGAAGCGGTGTGCGGCCCCTTTGTGCGAAGTTCGTATCATGCGGAAGA
The sequence above is drawn from the bacterium genome and encodes:
- a CDS encoding Gfo/Idh/MocA family oxidoreductase; translated protein: MAEEMKKRGRRSFLGTIGAAALTTASIPLMKPGDAQAQSAGKKLKVALVGTGSRGSTMWGKMVKDSFSDVVEFVGLCDINSKRLAFSKQYIGVNCPTFTDFDEMVKTTKPDSVIVTTVDCFHAKYACRAMELGCNVICEKPMATDEKLCQEMLDCEKRTGKKITVTFNARYGAPPERIKEVLMSGEIGQITSVDFHWYLDTDHGASYFRRWHAFKQFSGSLFVHKATHHFDLMNWWLEAEPVEVVSYGKLNKYGFNSPFRGERCMTCPHKGTCEFYWDITKDEFMMDLYVKAESEDGYLRDACLFRPKINIWDTMAVQVRYHNDVMMSYSLNAFMPYEGYSVSFNGTKGRFDARIYTTQPWKVDRIADFRITSLFGRSRTFSIESEESGGHGGADPKLQERIFRGPLPDPLKQAAGSRDGALSIMIGISARRSIEQQRPIKIEELVKI
- a CDS encoding alpha-ketoacid dehydrogenase subunit beta → MTDTVSQNNTMLSRTITYRDAINEALKEEMRRDPSVFLLGEDIGERGGSYKVTAGLLQEFGPKRVIDTPIAEASFTGIGMGAAISGMRPVVEVPFVDFTMLVMDQLVNQVAKYHFITGGTRKVPLVLRTQGGVGSGLACQHSQSLEAFFYHIPGLKIAVPSTPYDAKGLLKTAIRCDDPVIFLEHKLLYTAEGAVPEQEYLIGFGKGGIKRPGKDVTVIAWLNMIPRVLSAAEKCAREGIDIEVIDPRTLVPLDKALILDSVRKTRHVIIVQEAIRRGGVASDIASIIQEEAFDCLDAPVRIVAAANSPIPFNEALEHTIIPQEDDITEAVYQIIHKS
- a CDS encoding thiamine pyrophosphate-dependent dehydrogenase E1 component subunit alpha; amino-acid sequence: MYSKEFLTHIYTQLYTIRTFEMQCIHLYRQGMIRGYFHPYTGEEAIAVGVCAGLGDNDYITSTHRGHGHCIARGADLNRMTAELLGKKTGYCKGLGGSMHIADFSSGNLGANGIVGGGIPIGIGAALGISLRGEQGVAVVFTSDGATNNGIFGESLNLAAIWNLPVLIVVENNHYAVSTPIEQSTRVPDIYKRGPAYGIDSFSVDGNDVLKVYEHAQDAIARCRSGRGPVLMEAKTFRFGGHHVNDPGHYMPKDRMAYYKSKDPVLVGRRYLMEKGGATEDEIQLLETSITRKMDDAILFAEESPELTHEELMNIVERY
- the lipA gene encoding lipoyl synthase; the encoded protein is MVKKPPWLKKKVMFGASFRNVRDVLKTCRLNTVCEEALCPNRGECYSMGTATFLILGDRCTRSCRFCAVDHGVPLPPDSSEPAHVAEAVVSLGLRYVVITSVTRDDLPDGGSCHFSATIKAIRQRSPQTRIEVLIPDFGGLDESLAAVMEACPDVLGHNIETVPGIYPIVRPGADYGRSLALMKRAHEYNGGIVIKSGLMLGLGETALEVRRVLADLVRADCSLLTLGQYLQPDEKLLPVQRFIPPREFDRWRNIALRMGFREAVCGPFVRSSYHAEEQFESVYRDS